A single region of the Hyphomicrobiales bacterium genome encodes:
- a CDS encoding Monosaccharide ABC transporter membrane protein (CUT2 family) translates to MSAVVRSRPWLLTLIALAVLVAVNTALQPSFVQPSVLQSNLTTFLPLALVAIGQTYVVLGGDIDLSVGAIAALVNVVTVSTIAAVGGDGLAPIFAGLAVGLATAVICGVINGVLIAVLRLQAIVTTFATGIVFAGTALFVMPQAGLPVPEAFWRSYGATLLGLPVVLWILLAGLAFALVLARRPFVAHLLAVGGSRVGAFQTGLSLSRVRIGAFVLSALFAGFAALCLTGETASGDPLLGQSLALSSISAVVLGGTALSGGSGGPVGSILGALVLGMIGNVIFFAGLPFAWQTLVQGLIVLAALAGGVLVTRR, encoded by the coding sequence ATGAGCGCGGTGGTCCGTTCCCGGCCGTGGCTGCTGACGCTGATCGCGCTTGCGGTGCTCGTGGCCGTCAACACGGCGCTGCAGCCGAGCTTCGTGCAGCCCTCGGTGCTGCAATCCAACCTCACCACCTTCCTGCCGCTCGCGCTGGTCGCCATCGGCCAGACCTATGTGGTGCTCGGCGGAGATATCGACCTCTCGGTCGGCGCGATCGCGGCGCTCGTGAATGTGGTCACGGTCAGCACCATCGCGGCGGTGGGAGGCGACGGGCTCGCGCCCATCTTCGCCGGCCTTGCCGTTGGTCTCGCCACGGCCGTCATCTGCGGCGTCATCAACGGCGTCCTGATTGCCGTGCTGCGGCTGCAGGCCATCGTCACCACCTTCGCGACCGGCATCGTCTTCGCGGGAACCGCCCTGTTCGTGATGCCGCAGGCGGGCCTGCCCGTGCCGGAGGCTTTCTGGCGCAGCTACGGCGCGACGTTGCTCGGCCTGCCGGTGGTGCTGTGGATCCTCCTCGCCGGCCTCGCCTTTGCACTGGTTCTCGCGCGGCGGCCCTTCGTGGCGCATCTGCTGGCGGTCGGTGGCAGCCGTGTCGGCGCCTTCCAGACGGGCCTCAGCCTGTCGCGTGTGCGCATCGGCGCCTTCGTCCTCTCCGCACTCTTCGCGGGTTTCGCGGCCTTGTGCCTCACGGGCGAGACAGCGAGCGGCGATCCACTGCTTGGCCAGAGCCTTGCTCTGTCCTCCATCTCGGCCGTGGTGCTCGGCGGGACCGCCCTGTCCGGCGGCTCCGGCGGGCCTGTCGGCTCCATCCTCGGGGCGCTCGTACTGGGCATGATCGGCAATGTCATCTTCTTCGCCGGCCTGCCCTTCGCGTGGCAAACCCTGGTGCAGGGGCTGATCGTGCTGGCCGCGCTCGCCGGCGGTGTCCTGGTAACACGCCGATGA
- the rbsA gene encoding Ribose import ATP-binding protein RbsA 1, protein MTSDQAATGGTDTALLVAERVGKRFGAVVALSDGRLRVEVGEIHALLGANGCGKSTLCKVVAGTVAPDAGAIAVGGQAVQFRNPRDAEEAGIALFYQELSLIPQLSVAANIGLGREPRTGLGFVDRRRLRSEAETLIAQFADVVGPELTPDAIVAELTPDLRQIVEILKVFARRPRLIILDEATAALDGRQSARLFEILRAAKAEGISTLMISHRLDEVFAVSDRITVMRGGVTVAELVTAETDRDQVVRHMVGDARIHPITSHRMPPAAAPPRLTAENVRNARVRDVSLSLRPGEIVGLGGLQGQGQSALLQGLFGALPFTAGRVTIAGEPVTVTRTADAIRRGLAYVSGDRGRDAALSGRSIFENLVAALLVRERRRLVRPSELDPLATRHADSLNTKYAGLDAAIGTLSGGNQQKIFIARWLATGPRVLLLDDPTKGIDLAAKGDLLAIMRKLADEGASILIYSSEDAELIEWCERVLVFNSGHIVAELAGPTLDHFHLTRAAYGEAA, encoded by the coding sequence ATGACGTCGGACCAGGCCGCGACAGGCGGAACAGACACGGCGCTTCTCGTCGCCGAGCGCGTCGGCAAGCGCTTCGGCGCGGTCGTCGCCTTGTCCGATGGGCGCTTGCGCGTCGAGGTGGGCGAGATCCACGCCCTCCTCGGCGCCAACGGCTGCGGCAAGTCCACGCTCTGCAAGGTGGTCGCCGGCACGGTCGCACCCGATGCCGGGGCCATCGCCGTCGGCGGCCAGGCGGTTCAATTCCGAAACCCACGCGATGCCGAAGAGGCAGGCATCGCGTTGTTCTACCAGGAGCTCAGTCTCATCCCGCAATTGAGCGTCGCGGCCAATATCGGCCTCGGCCGTGAGCCGCGCACCGGCCTCGGCTTCGTCGATCGCCGCCGCCTGCGCAGCGAGGCGGAAACCCTCATCGCCCAATTCGCCGACGTCGTGGGGCCGGAACTCACGCCCGACGCGATCGTCGCCGAGCTGACTCCGGATCTCCGCCAGATCGTGGAGATCCTCAAGGTCTTTGCCCGGCGCCCACGCCTCATCATCCTCGATGAAGCGACGGCCGCGCTCGATGGGCGCCAGTCCGCGCGCCTGTTCGAGATCCTGCGCGCGGCCAAAGCCGAAGGCATCTCCACGCTGATGATCTCCCACCGCCTCGACGAGGTCTTCGCGGTGTCCGATCGCATCACGGTGATGCGGGGCGGCGTGACGGTGGCGGAACTCGTCACGGCCGAGACCGACCGAGACCAGGTGGTGCGCCACATGGTCGGCGACGCCCGCATTCATCCGATCACCAGCCATCGCATGCCGCCGGCGGCGGCTCCGCCGCGTCTCACCGCCGAGAATGTGCGCAACGCGCGGGTCCGCGACGTGTCCCTGTCGCTCCGCCCAGGCGAAATCGTCGGCCTCGGCGGTTTGCAGGGGCAGGGCCAGTCGGCGCTGCTGCAAGGTCTGTTCGGCGCCCTGCCCTTCACGGCCGGCCGTGTCACCATCGCCGGCGAACCCGTCACCGTCACGCGCACGGCCGATGCCATCCGTCGCGGCCTCGCCTATGTGTCGGGCGATCGCGGGCGGGATGCCGCCCTCAGCGGCCGTTCCATCTTCGAGAATCTGGTGGCGGCGCTTCTCGTGCGCGAACGGCGCCGGCTGGTGCGGCCGTCCGAACTCGATCCTCTGGCGACACGCCATGCCGACAGCCTGAATACCAAATACGCCGGGCTCGACGCCGCCATCGGCACGCTCTCCGGCGGCAACCAGCAGAAGATCTTCATCGCGCGCTGGCTCGCCACCGGCCCGCGTGTGCTCCTGCTCGACGATCCGACCAAGGGCATCGACCTCGCCGCCAAGGGCGATCTCCTCGCCATCATGCGCAAGCTCGCCGACGAAGGCGCCAGCATCCTCATCTATTCCTCAGAGGATGCCGAGCTCATCGAATGGTGCGAGCGCGTGCTCGTGTTCAACAGCGGTCACATCGTCGCCGAACTCGCCGGGCCGACCCTCGACCATTTCCATCTCACGCGGGCGGCCTATGGAGAAGCCGCATGA
- a CDS encoding Monosaccharide ABC transporter substrate-binding protein (CUT2 family) encodes MMISSSATRRAILGAVAMGAMVTLGGAAHAQQSFKIGLSNGWVGSEWRTQMIEEAQAAAAAWKAKGVNVEVVVQSATVDVQGQIGHVRNFINQGVNAIIINPNSPTAFDPVFAQAKGRNILVVSTDAEVSSKDAIYVGIDQKDWAVKSAEWLAKTLNNKGNVVTINGIAGHPANEMRVAGYREVFAKHPDIKVLNQANADWDQAKGQQVMQNLLATYPNINGVWVQDGMADGAWRAIEAAGKKDQIAATGEIRKDFLTRWSEQKLNSGASVNPPGVMASALNVAVHRLMGKEFKDGVFKGQYGNAIYIPIPFVDNTNLAQALKQAEGKPGYWSVTAVVTPEEAQQYFK; translated from the coding sequence ATGATGATCAGCAGTTCTGCTACGCGCCGGGCCATTCTCGGCGCAGTCGCCATGGGTGCCATGGTGACCCTCGGGGGCGCCGCCCACGCCCAGCAGTCGTTCAAGATCGGCCTGTCCAACGGCTGGGTCGGCAGTGAATGGCGCACCCAGATGATCGAAGAGGCGCAGGCCGCCGCCGCGGCCTGGAAGGCCAAGGGCGTCAATGTCGAGGTGGTGGTGCAGAGCGCGACCGTCGATGTGCAGGGGCAGATCGGCCATGTGCGCAACTTCATCAACCAGGGCGTCAACGCCATCATCATCAACCCGAACAGCCCGACGGCCTTCGACCCCGTGTTCGCGCAGGCGAAAGGGCGCAACATCCTCGTCGTGTCGACGGATGCCGAGGTGTCCTCCAAGGACGCGATCTATGTCGGCATCGACCAGAAGGACTGGGCGGTGAAGTCAGCCGAGTGGCTGGCCAAGACGCTGAATAACAAGGGCAACGTCGTCACAATCAACGGCATCGCGGGCCATCCCGCCAACGAGATGCGTGTCGCCGGCTATCGCGAGGTCTTCGCCAAGCATCCCGATATCAAGGTGCTGAACCAGGCCAATGCCGATTGGGACCAGGCCAAGGGCCAGCAGGTGATGCAGAACCTCCTCGCGACCTATCCCAACATCAATGGCGTCTGGGTCCAGGACGGCATGGCTGACGGAGCCTGGCGCGCCATCGAGGCTGCCGGCAAGAAGGACCAGATCGCCGCCACGGGCGAGATCCGCAAGGACTTCCTGACGCGCTGGTCCGAGCAGAAGCTGAACTCCGGCGCGTCCGTGAACCCGCCCGGCGTCATGGCCTCCGCGCTCAACGTGGCCGTGCATCGCCTGATGGGCAAGGAGTTCAAGGACGGCGTGTTCAAGGGCCAGTACGGCAATGCCATCTATATCCCGATCCCCTTCGTGGATAACACCAACCTCGCGCAGGCGCTGAAACAGGCCGAAGGCAAGCCGGGTTACTGGTCGGTCACGGCGGTCGTCACGCCGGAAGAAGCCCAGCAGTACTTCAAGTAG
- a CDS encoding Regulator of nucleoside diphosphate kinase: MSSTQAKKRRKPKIVVSEAEYERLVGLATAALDRIPEVAEELLAEMDRASVVADKSVPRNAVRMGSTLEYETADGEKRRVTLVYPGDANIADGKISIMTPIGTALIGLSPGQSINWIARDGRQHELTVVAVEQPATAS; this comes from the coding sequence ATGTCCAGCACACAAGCCAAGAAGCGGCGCAAGCCCAAGATTGTGGTGAGCGAAGCGGAATATGAACGCCTCGTCGGCCTGGCGACAGCCGCTCTCGACCGGATCCCCGAAGTGGCGGAAGAACTTCTTGCTGAAATGGACCGCGCTTCGGTCGTCGCCGATAAATCCGTGCCCCGCAACGCGGTGCGCATGGGCTCGACGCTGGAATACGAGACGGCCGACGGCGAGAAGCGCCGCGTCACGCTGGTCTATCCCGGCGACGCCAATATCGCCGACGGCAAGATCTCGATCATGACGCCGATCGGCACGGCGCTGATCGGCCTCTCGCCCGGCCAGTCGATCAATTGGATCGCCCGCGATGGACGCCAGCATGAGTTGACGGTCGTCGCCGTCGAGCAGCCGGCAACAGCATCCTGA
- a CDS encoding Choloylglycine hydrolase: protein MAGLRPDSAAEACTRVLWNDNAQMVVVGRTMDWPESTEPILTVFPRGMARDGGRLGPATVVEVNPARWTSKYGSLVTTVYGIGSVDGLNEQGLAGHLLYLNATDFGPRDPAKPGLQAGLWLQFALDNAATVTEALALLETIQPVMVEARGRKATVHLALEDATGDSAIIEYIDGKPVVHHGREFRVMTNDPSYDQQLVLLKTMSEKSEFANPSSNTPLPGNVSPTDRFQRAAYYQRVLPEPKSEREAVASMFALMANVSVPFGAPYKNFGVYNTEYRTVCNLTNKVYFFQLTTSPSVIWAGLSRFDLSPGAPVLMLNPDNIELSGNVAGQFKPEKAPF, encoded by the coding sequence GTGGCGGGGCTGCGTCCGGACAGCGCAGCCGAGGCCTGCACCCGGGTGTTGTGGAACGACAACGCGCAGATGGTCGTCGTCGGCCGCACCATGGACTGGCCGGAATCCACCGAGCCGATCCTCACGGTCTTCCCCCGGGGCATGGCACGCGACGGCGGACGCCTTGGTCCCGCGACCGTCGTGGAGGTCAACCCCGCGCGCTGGACCTCGAAATACGGCAGCCTGGTCACGACAGTCTATGGCATCGGCAGTGTCGACGGCCTGAACGAGCAGGGGCTCGCCGGGCATCTGCTCTATCTCAACGCGACCGACTTTGGCCCGCGCGATCCCGCCAAGCCCGGCCTGCAGGCGGGCCTATGGCTGCAGTTCGCGCTCGATAACGCGGCGACCGTTACCGAGGCGCTGGCGCTGCTCGAAACGATCCAGCCGGTGATGGTGGAGGCCCGTGGCCGCAAGGCGACGGTGCATCTGGCACTGGAGGACGCGACGGGCGACTCGGCGATCATCGAATATATCGACGGCAAGCCCGTCGTTCATCACGGTCGCGAATTCCGCGTGATGACCAACGACCCGTCCTATGACCAGCAACTCGTGCTGCTCAAGACGATGTCGGAGAAGAGCGAATTCGCGAACCCAAGCTCCAATACGCCCCTGCCGGGCAATGTCTCGCCGACGGATCGCTTCCAGCGCGCGGCCTATTACCAGCGTGTGCTGCCCGAGCCGAAGAGCGAGCGAGAGGCCGTCGCCTCGATGTTCGCGCTGATGGCCAATGTATCCGTGCCCTTCGGCGCGCCCTACAAGAATTTCGGCGTGTATAACACCGAGTATCGGACAGTCTGCAACCTGACCAACAAGGTCTATTTCTTCCAGCTGACCACAAGCCCCAGCGTCATCTGGGCAGGCCTGTCGCGCTTCGACCTGTCGCCCGGCGCGCCCGTCCTGATGCTCAACCCCGACAACATCGAGCTGAGCGGCAATGTGGCTGGCCAGTTCAAGCCGGAGAAGGCGCCGTTCTAG
- a CDS encoding Ser/Thr protein kinase RdoA (MazF antagonist), giving the protein MGWEALRHWGENVARVEPLTGGVANDVWSVRIDGRLAVARLGTRSDADLAWEADLLQHLDREGLTVPVPIPTTDGRLFVDGLVVMKYMEGGPPETEDDWRRVADTLRQLHQSTRGWPQRPGWRSSVDLLHAETGTRIDLAAMPPEGVARCRAAWSHLIGRQTCVVHGNPNNPGNVRVTAGRVALIDWDESHVDVPDLDLVLPHNAAGLEGAAHDIAAQASAAWEAAICWKDEYAIRRLAEVRAV; this is encoded by the coding sequence ATGGGATGGGAGGCGCTCCGCCATTGGGGTGAAAACGTCGCTCGCGTCGAACCGCTGACCGGTGGGGTGGCCAATGACGTATGGAGCGTTCGCATCGACGGGCGACTTGCTGTCGCCCGTCTTGGCACACGCAGCGATGCTGATCTCGCTTGGGAGGCCGATCTTCTCCAGCACCTCGACCGCGAAGGTCTGACTGTACCAGTGCCGATCCCAACGACAGATGGTCGGCTGTTCGTGGACGGTCTGGTTGTGATGAAATATATGGAGGGCGGACCGCCCGAAACGGAGGACGACTGGCGTCGCGTGGCGGACACACTCCGCCAGCTTCACCAATCGACGCGGGGCTGGCCGCAACGGCCAGGCTGGCGTTCGTCTGTCGATCTCCTGCACGCCGAGACTGGAACCAGGATCGACTTGGCCGCGATGCCGCCTGAGGGCGTTGCTCGATGCAGGGCAGCGTGGTCGCATCTCATTGGGCGCCAGACATGTGTTGTTCATGGCAACCCCAACAACCCTGGTAATGTCCGCGTCACTGCAGGCAGGGTCGCGCTCATCGATTGGGACGAGTCGCATGTGGACGTCCCTGATCTTGATCTGGTGCTGCCGCACAATGCGGCTGGCCTCGAAGGAGCCGCGCATGACATTGCCGCGCAAGCGTCAGCCGCTTGGGAGGCTGCCATTTGCTGGAAAGACGAATACGCAATCAGGCGGCTTGCCGAAGTTCGGGCTGTTTGA
- a CDS encoding Fumarate reductase flavoprotein subunit: MSDVIRDGDKTFEFAVPVVVIGAGAAGLIAALAAREAGADVLVLERDALPRGSTALSAGLIPAAGTRWQKDAGITDSPETFAADVMAKAKNEPDPALVALVTREAGPAVEWLGATYGLPFSVIADFSYPGHSARRMHGLPTRSGEELIDALRGAAENAGIDILCEAHVTTLFADADNRVTGLAFVRPDGSRDEVGCDQLILACNGYGGNKDLVKEHIPSLAEALYFGHEGNKGDALLWGEALGAATRHLSGHQGHGSVAHPAGILISWATITEGGVQVNLAGERFCDESRGYSEQAAEVLRQPQGLAWTVFDHRIADITRQFEDYKRAEAMGAIVTADDWPTLAERMGVPAEGLTSTMTATAEAKAAATQAGAGRDAFGRDFTGVPALTAPYCAVKVTGALFHTQGGLVVDDAARVLDTAGQPLPNLFAAGGAACGVSGSKAAGYLSGNGLLTAVTLGRVAGRAAGGQAD; this comes from the coding sequence GTGAGTGATGTGATCCGTGACGGCGACAAGACCTTCGAGTTCGCGGTACCGGTCGTCGTCATCGGTGCCGGCGCCGCCGGCCTCATCGCCGCACTGGCGGCGCGCGAAGCCGGCGCGGACGTGCTTGTTCTCGAACGCGACGCCCTCCCGCGCGGCTCGACCGCCCTTTCCGCCGGCCTCATTCCCGCCGCTGGCACCCGCTGGCAGAAGGATGCTGGCATCACCGACAGCCCGGAGACCTTCGCCGCCGACGTCATGGCCAAGGCCAAGAACGAGCCGGACCCCGCCCTCGTCGCGCTGGTGACCCGGGAAGCCGGCCCCGCCGTCGAGTGGCTCGGCGCCACCTATGGCCTGCCCTTCTCCGTGATCGCCGACTTCAGCTACCCCGGCCACAGCGCGCGCCGCATGCACGGCCTGCCGACGCGCTCCGGCGAAGAACTCATCGACGCGCTGCGTGGCGCCGCCGAGAACGCCGGCATCGACATTCTCTGCGAAGCCCATGTCACGACGCTTTTTGCCGACGCCGACAACCGCGTCACCGGCCTCGCCTTCGTCAGGCCCGACGGCTCACGCGATGAAGTCGGCTGCGACCAGCTCATTCTCGCCTGCAACGGCTATGGCGGGAATAAGGATCTCGTGAAGGAGCACATCCCCTCCCTCGCCGAGGCGCTCTATTTCGGCCACGAGGGCAACAAGGGCGACGCGCTCCTCTGGGGCGAGGCGCTTGGCGCGGCCACCCGCCATCTCTCCGGCCACCAGGGCCACGGCTCCGTCGCACATCCCGCCGGCATCCTCATCAGCTGGGCGACGATCACCGAAGGCGGCGTGCAGGTGAATCTGGCGGGCGAGCGCTTCTGCGACGAGTCACGCGGCTATTCGGAACAGGCGGCCGAGGTGCTGCGCCAGCCGCAGGGCCTCGCCTGGACGGTCTTCGACCACCGCATCGCCGACATCACCCGCCAGTTCGAGGACTACAAGCGCGCCGAGGCCATGGGCGCGATCGTCACCGCCGACGACTGGCCGACCTTGGCCGAGCGCATGGGCGTGCCGGCTGAGGGGCTTACGTCAACGATGACCGCGACGGCGGAGGCCAAGGCGGCGGCTACCCAGGCAGGAGCCGGCCGCGATGCCTTCGGCCGAGACTTTACCGGCGTGCCCGCGCTCACGGCACCCTATTGCGCGGTGAAGGTGACCGGCGCGCTCTTCCACACCCAGGGTGGCCTTGTCGTGGACGACGCGGCGCGCGTGCTCGACACGGCCGGCCAGCCGCTGCCGAACCTCTTTGCCGCAGGCGGCGCCGCCTGCGGCGTCTCAGGCTCCAAGGCCGCCGGCTATCTCTCCGGCAACGGCCTCCTCACCGCCGTCACCCTCGGCCGCGTCGCGGGCCGGGCAGCGGGGGGCCAAGCCGACTAA
- the leuC gene encoding 3-isopropylmalate dehydratase subunit LeuC yields MALVATPRALFDKVWDAHVVVHREDGQSLLWIDRHFLHEGSFHAFDKLKGRGAEVARPDLTFGIEDHYVPTRVRDLAKIDPAIRDMIERLRGNASRHHLKLFGLDDPGQGIVHVVGPEQGLTLPGLTIVCGDSHTATHGAFGAIAFGIGASEVAHVLMTQTLWQKRPKRMRISVDGELAPGIVAKDIALSIIAAIGADGAAGHAMEYAGSSVRGLTMEGRLTLCNLSIEAGGRCGMVAPDETTIAYLRGRPFAPQGADFDRAAEDWLALASDADAVFDKEVSLDGSQIAPIVTWGTSPEDALPITMAVPDPDKAGDPGRAAHIRDAIDYMGLKPGQRLTDIRVDRIFIGSCTNSRIEDMRAAAAVLAGRKAQVPGLVSPGSAQVKRQAEEEGLDRIFIEAGLEWVDSGCSMCVGMNGDLVAPGERCASTTNRNFRGRQGPGSRTHLMSPAMAAAAAITGHLTDMRPLLKGRN; encoded by the coding sequence ATGGCATTGGTCGCGACCCCGCGTGCGTTGTTTGACAAGGTTTGGGACGCGCATGTCGTTGTTCATCGCGAAGATGGGCAGAGTCTCCTCTGGATCGACCGGCATTTTCTTCATGAGGGATCCTTCCACGCCTTCGACAAGCTGAAGGGGCGCGGCGCCGAGGTGGCGCGGCCGGATCTGACCTTCGGCATCGAGGATCACTACGTTCCGACGCGTGTGCGCGATCTGGCCAAGATCGATCCCGCCATCCGCGACATGATCGAGCGGCTGCGCGGCAATGCATCCCGCCACCATCTCAAGCTGTTCGGCCTCGACGACCCCGGCCAGGGCATTGTCCATGTGGTCGGGCCGGAGCAGGGGCTAACCCTGCCGGGCCTCACCATCGTTTGCGGCGACAGCCACACGGCCACGCACGGCGCCTTCGGTGCCATCGCCTTCGGCATCGGCGCCTCCGAGGTTGCCCATGTGCTGATGACGCAGACGCTCTGGCAAAAGCGCCCGAAGCGCATGCGCATCAGCGTGGACGGTGAGCTCGCACCCGGCATCGTCGCGAAGGATATCGCCCTGTCGATCATCGCGGCCATCGGCGCCGACGGAGCGGCGGGGCATGCCATGGAATATGCCGGCTCATCCGTCCGTGGCCTGACGATGGAAGGGCGCCTTACGCTTTGCAACCTGTCCATCGAGGCGGGCGGGCGCTGCGGCATGGTAGCGCCTGACGAGACGACCATCGCCTATCTCAGGGGGCGCCCCTTCGCGCCGCAGGGCGCGGATTTCGACCGGGCGGCGGAGGACTGGCTGGCGCTCGCCAGCGATGCCGACGCTGTCTTCGACAAGGAAGTGAGCCTCGACGGCTCGCAGATCGCGCCGATCGTGACCTGGGGCACGAGCCCCGAGGACGCGCTGCCGATCACCATGGCCGTGCCCGACCCCGACAAGGCTGGTGATCCCGGCCGCGCGGCCCATATCCGCGACGCCATCGACTATATGGGCCTGAAGCCCGGCCAGAGGCTCACCGACATCCGGGTGGACCGCATCTTCATCGGCTCCTGCACCAACAGCCGCATCGAGGACATGCGCGCCGCCGCGGCCGTGCTCGCCGGCCGCAAGGCGCAGGTCCCCGGCCTCGTTTCGCCGGGCTCCGCGCAAGTGAAGCGGCAGGCGGAGGAGGAAGGCCTCGATCGCATTTTCATCGAGGCCGGCCTTGAGTGGGTCGATTCCGGCTGTTCGATGTGCGTCGGCATGAATGGCGACCTCGTGGCGCCGGGCGAGCGCTGCGCCTCGACCACCAACCGCAATTTCCGCGGCCGGCAGGGTCCTGGCTCCCGCACCCATCTCATGTCGCCCGCCATGGCCGCGGCGGCGGCGATCACCGGCCATCTCACGGACATGCGTCCGCTTCTGAAGGGGCGCAACTGA
- the leuD gene encoding 3-isopropylmalate dehydratase subunit LeuD, which yields MEAFTKLAGIACPLPLSSVDTDQLIPARFMKRSRAEGYGGYLLHDLRFDEAGAPRADFPLNAPERQGAQVIVARRNFGSGSSREAAVYALVDYGIRCVIAPSFGDIFASNSVNNGLLPAKVTEADGESLIAALEDGARDMLVDLDACRIVIGNLSVPFTVDPVWRTKLLNGWDDIDLTMSQSDAIKAFVTADAKSRPWAMPRRGE from the coding sequence ATGGAAGCCTTCACTAAGCTTGCGGGCATCGCCTGCCCGCTGCCGCTTTCGAGCGTCGATACCGACCAGCTCATCCCGGCGCGCTTCATGAAGCGTTCGCGCGCCGAGGGCTACGGCGGCTATCTTCTGCATGACCTGCGTTTCGACGAGGCGGGCGCGCCGCGCGCGGACTTCCCGTTGAATGCGCCGGAACGCCAGGGCGCCCAGGTCATCGTCGCAAGGCGCAATTTCGGCAGCGGCTCCTCCCGCGAGGCGGCGGTCTATGCGCTCGTCGACTATGGCATCCGCTGCGTCATCGCGCCGAGCTTCGGCGATATCTTCGCCTCCAATTCGGTCAATAACGGCCTCCTGCCGGCCAAGGTCACCGAGGCCGATGGCGAGAGCCTGATCGCGGCGCTGGAGGATGGCGCGCGCGACATGCTGGTCGATCTCGACGCCTGCCGCATCGTGATCGGCAATCTCAGCGTGCCATTCACCGTTGACCCGGTCTGGCGGACCAAGCTGCTCAACGGTTGGGACGATATCGACCTCACGATGAGCCAGTCCGACGCCATCAAGGCCTTCGTCACGGCCGACGCCAAGAGCCGGCCCTGGGCGATGCCACGGCGGGGTGAGTGA
- the namA gene encoding NADPH dehydrogenase, translated as MNPGSPRLASTPFTIGGLTLKNRIVMPPMQQYQGTTEAFATAYHVHHYARRARGGVGLVIIESTAVAPEGRLMADDIGLFSEAHVPPVAAIAAAVKAEGVPILMQLSHGGRKSRPHPGSRLIAPSAIPHDDDYGMPEAMSLGDITRVVMAFATAARRALAAGFDGVELHAAHGYLLHQFLSPLSNQRGDSYGAGPEGRRRIVADVIRAVREAVGRDVPVTIRVSASDYQEGGLTAEMIADALTVLVPMGLDAVHVSSGGLSPEPPPNTGPGYQVGFARTIRERIEVPVIAVGNIRTAIQIEDILREGHADLVAIGRPLLVHPDLGRVL; from the coding sequence ATGAATCCCGGCTCTCCGCGCCTCGCCTCCACGCCCTTTACCATCGGCGGGCTCACGCTCAAGAACCGCATCGTCATGCCGCCGATGCAGCAGTACCAGGGTACGACCGAGGCCTTCGCGACGGCTTATCACGTGCATCACTATGCGCGGCGCGCGCGGGGCGGCGTCGGGCTCGTCATAATCGAGTCGACGGCGGTCGCTCCGGAAGGGCGGCTGATGGCCGATGACATCGGTCTGTTCAGCGAGGCGCATGTGCCGCCCGTTGCCGCGATCGCCGCGGCGGTGAAGGCCGAGGGCGTGCCCATCCTCATGCAGTTGAGCCACGGCGGCCGGAAATCGCGGCCGCATCCGGGCTCCCGGCTCATCGCGCCCAGCGCCATTCCCCATGACGACGACTATGGAATGCCGGAGGCCATGAGCCTCGGCGACATCACCCGTGTCGTCATGGCTTTTGCCACGGCGGCGCGCCGGGCGCTCGCCGCCGGCTTCGACGGCGTGGAGCTGCACGCGGCGCATGGCTATCTCCTGCACCAGTTTCTCTCGCCGCTGTCGAACCAGCGCGGGGATTCCTATGGCGCAGGCCCTGAAGGGCGGCGCCGTATCGTCGCCGACGTCATTCGCGCGGTGCGGGAAGCGGTGGGGCGTGACGTGCCGGTCACGATCCGCGTGTCGGCGAGCGACTATCAGGAGGGCGGACTGACCGCCGAGATGATCGCTGACGCGCTGACCGTGCTGGTTCCCATGGGCCTGGACGCCGTGCATGTGTCCTCCGGCGGCCTCTCCCCGGAACCGCCGCCGAACACCGGGCCGGGCTATCAGGTCGGCTTCGCGCGAACCATCCGCGAACGGATCGAGGTGCCGGTTATCGCCGTGGGCAACATCAGGACGGCGATCCAGATTGAGGATATTCTGCGCGAGGGCCATGCGGATCTCGTGGCGATCGGCCGGCCTCTGCTGGTGCATCCGGATCTCGGCCGCGTCTTGTGA